A single region of the Kwoniella botswanensis chromosome 1, complete sequence genome encodes:
- a CDS encoding ferrochelatase, giving the protein MGGPSTIPEVHDFLSRLFHDHDLIPLPFQSVLAPIIAKRRTPQIEKQYTDIGGGSPILKWTKIQGEEMCKLLDELNPETAPHKPYVAFRYAKPLTEDCLEEMQKDGVTRAIAFTQYPQYSCSTTGSSLNELFRIARKDGYGDKGSVEWSVLDRWPTNEGLVEAFAHNVKTALQQYPEERRKDVVIMFSAHSLPLEIVNRGDPYTAEVAATVHAVMTKLNFSNPYRLTWQSKVGPKAWQGPQTASAIEGFAKIGKKDICLVPIAFTSDHIETLYELDIEVQEEAEKLGVHLTRASSLNDSPIFIRAIADLVSNHLKDFQQGKIGPTGQQLLLRCPGCTNPKCGKTKEWLSTGGVGLAA; this is encoded by the exons atgggTGGACCATCGACC ATCCCCGAAGTGCACGATTTCCTATCCCGTCTATTCCACGATCACGACCTTATCCCCCTCCCATTCCAATCCGTTCTCGCTCCAATTATCGCCAAACGACGTACCCCCCAGATCGAAAAACAATATACCGACATAGGCGGGGGATCGCCAATCCTCAAATGGACCAAAATACAAGGAGAGGAGATGTGTAAATTGCTTGATGAGCTTAACCCCGAAACCGCACCTCACAAACCCTACGTCGCTTTTAGGTATGCTAAACCTTTAACTGAAGATTGTTTAGAAGAGATGCAGAAGGATGGAGTGACAAGGGCTATAGCGTTCACTCAGTATCCCCAGTATAGTTGTTCGACGACCGGAAGTAGTTTGAATGAACTTTTCAGGATAGCGAGGAAAGATGGGTATGGAGATAAGGGGTCGGTAGAGTGGAGTGTGCTGGATAGGTGGCCCACAAATGAGGGGTTggtagag GCATTCGCACACAACGTGAAAACTGCCTTGCAGCAGTATCccgaagaaaggagaaaagacGTCGTGATCATGTTTTCAGCTCATTCTTTACCCCTTGAGATTGTCAA CCGAGGTGATCCATATACCGCTGAGGTAGCAGCGACAGTCCACGCAGTGATGACCAAGCTGAACTTTTCCAACCC ATACCGTCTCACTTGGCAATCGAAGGTCGGACCTAAAGCATGGCAAGGTCCTCAGACCGCTTCTGCTATAGAAGGATTCGCCAAGATAGGTAAAAAAGATATATGTCTGGTACCGATCGCATTTACAAGTGATCATATCGAAACGCTCTATGAGCTGGATATCGAGGTACAAGAGGaggctgagaag CTCGGCGTACACTTAACTCGAGCATCATCCCTGAACGACTCTCCAATATTCATTCGAGCGATTGCAGATCTCGTATCTAACCACTTGAAAGATTTCCAACAGGGTAAAATCGGTCCGACTGGTCAACAGTTGTTATTGCGTTGTCCGGGATGTACCAACCCCAAGTGCGGTAAGACGAAGGAATGGTTATCTACGGGTGGAGTTGGTCTAGCTGCTTAA